The following proteins are encoded in a genomic region of Paenibacillus sp. FSL R7-0273:
- a CDS encoding EutN/CcmL family microcompartment protein — translation MKLGIITGHVVATRKDDNLIGAKLLIVQPILPDLTTAGQPIIAVDTVGAGIGETILYAVGSVASRAAQQPNAPVDAAIVGIVDSIDCAKAGGI, via the coding sequence ATGAAGCTGGGAATCATTACGGGGCATGTCGTGGCAACGAGAAAAGATGACAATCTCATCGGCGCCAAGCTGCTCATCGTTCAGCCGATTCTGCCCGACCTTACAACGGCCGGTCAGCCCATCATCGCCGTAGATACCGTAGGCGCGGGAATCGGCGAGACGATCCTTTATGCGGTGGGCAGCGTGGCCTCAAGAGCAGCACAGCAGCCGAATGCCCCGGTTGATGCCGCGATTGTCGGAATCGTGGACAGTATAGATTGCGCCAAGGCAGGAGGGATATAA
- a CDS encoding adenine deaminase — translation MITTELKDAIHRRGMIDVLLSGSAYADLVLKGGFIINVITREIYPGDVAVKGDRILLVGQADKLIGPATVVEDVSGKFISPGFIDSHMHFESAMLTVTEFSKLSIPTGTTTLVADPHEIGNVLGVPGMKAMIDEARTLPNRVLFTVPCLTPDVPGLETAGADITSQDMQDLLSDDYVQGIGELQGFSNVHPVYNNAPYLIDDLLASVSYAKSIGKTIEGNAPGLSGPELAAHIICGGGHVSCHETTTKEEMMEKLRYGVSVFMREGSSQRNMAECIRAITEEGMDSRRAILVSDDMVPEDLLKYGHMNDIVRRTIAVGIDPVEAIQMVTINPATHFGFQDIGLLAPGKKADIAVISDLAQMTVAQVYIGGVKLAENGELTRDIPSYIYPESVKKSVKRKPVRLEDLQLSSGGAHGSVRVRAIEVIPDQNLTGAGIYTASVKDGVVQPSVENDLLPLLVVERHGRSGKIGKTFVRGMKLKAGAIAESVAHDTHNIIVTGTNYADMVTAVNRVIAMDGGIAMIEGGKVVGDLPLRIGGLMTDELTGKEMSARITGLHRLAREELGCTLHVPFMHLSFLSLVTSPAWKITDIGLIDADAFTVLPPLA, via the coding sequence ATGATCACTACTGAGTTAAAAGATGCCATTCACCGCCGGGGGATGATTGATGTGCTGCTCTCCGGCAGCGCTTATGCCGACCTGGTGCTGAAGGGCGGCTTCATTATCAACGTCATTACCCGGGAGATTTATCCCGGCGATGTTGCCGTTAAAGGCGACCGGATTCTGCTTGTCGGTCAGGCCGATAAGCTTATCGGGCCTGCTACAGTTGTCGAAGACGTGAGCGGCAAGTTTATAAGCCCCGGCTTCATCGATTCCCACATGCATTTTGAAAGTGCAATGCTGACGGTTACGGAGTTCTCGAAGCTGTCCATTCCTACAGGAACAACCACCCTGGTAGCCGACCCGCATGAAATCGGCAACGTCCTGGGTGTGCCCGGCATGAAAGCTATGATTGATGAGGCGCGCACCCTGCCTAACCGCGTTCTGTTCACCGTCCCTTGTCTCACTCCCGATGTGCCCGGCCTGGAAACCGCAGGCGCAGATATCACCTCCCAGGATATGCAGGACCTGCTGAGCGATGATTATGTGCAGGGCATCGGTGAGCTGCAGGGCTTCAGCAACGTCCATCCGGTGTACAACAACGCACCTTATCTGATAGATGATCTGCTGGCTTCCGTCTCTTATGCCAAATCCATCGGCAAAACCATTGAAGGCAACGCCCCCGGCCTGTCCGGCCCGGAGCTGGCGGCCCACATTATCTGCGGCGGAGGCCATGTCTCCTGCCACGAGACAACAACCAAGGAAGAAATGATGGAGAAGCTGCGTTACGGGGTCAGCGTGTTCATGCGTGAGGGCTCCTCGCAGCGCAATATGGCTGAATGCATCCGCGCCATTACCGAGGAAGGAATGGACTCCCGGCGCGCCATCCTCGTCTCCGACGATATGGTCCCTGAGGACCTGCTAAAGTACGGGCATATGAACGACATTGTCCGCCGGACGATCGCCGTAGGCATTGATCCGGTTGAAGCCATCCAGATGGTTACGATTAACCCGGCCACTCATTTCGGCTTCCAGGATATCGGACTGCTTGCTCCCGGCAAAAAAGCCGACATCGCCGTTATCAGCGATCTGGCGCAAATGACCGTTGCCCAGGTATATATCGGCGGAGTCAAACTCGCCGAGAACGGTGAACTCACCCGTGACATCCCGTCTTACATTTATCCCGAATCCGTCAAAAAGTCGGTCAAGCGGAAACCGGTCAGGCTGGAAGATTTGCAGCTCTCCTCCGGCGGAGCACACGGCAGTGTCCGGGTCCGCGCCATCGAGGTGATCCCGGACCAGAACCTGACCGGAGCCGGCATCTACACCGCTTCAGTCAAAGACGGTGTCGTACAGCCCTCGGTCGAAAATGACCTCCTGCCCCTGCTCGTCGTCGAGCGGCATGGCCGCAGCGGCAAGATCGGTAAAACCTTTGTCCGCGGCATGAAGCTGAAGGCCGGAGCCATCGCTGAAAGCGTGGCCCACGACACCCACAACATCATTGTCACCGGCACCAATTACGCCGATATGGTAACCGCGGTCAACCGGGTTATTGCCATGGACGGCGGGATCGCAATGATTGAGGGCGGCAAGGTGGTCGGTGATCTGCCGCTGCGGATCGGCGGCCTAATGACCGACGAGCTGACCGGCAAAGAGATGAGCGCGCGAATTACCGGGCTGCATCGGCTGGCCCGTGAGGAGCTGGGCTGTACGCTGCATGTACCGTTCATGCACCTCTCCTTCCTCTCGCTCGTCACCAGCCC